The DNA region aatgaaaatggtcactgtgGGCGCCGATATTCCCGCCACCTCCATTTCGCCGCGCCTTGCAGTGGCCTGCAGCCCGATACAGCCGTCTCACACCGGCTCCGCCGCCGCTGCTTCTGGGATACCAGCCCCGCCCCCACTCCTGGACCAGACCAATCCGCGCGCTCTCACTTTTAGGATCCACCAATCGCCGCCGTCCCTTCTCCACTGCCGGGAAAAGGACTCGCCCTCTTCTTAGACCCAGCCAATCCCGAGAGGCCTTTTATAGTTCACAATTCTTCCAATAGCCACACCGGAAACGGCCGGGTCGGGCCGAAGCTGAAGCTGGGAGGAAGAACTGGCAGGAGTTATCCGGGTCCGCGAAGGGTAAGCGTGGCGCGTGTGCACTGGCGTGGATCCAAACAGAGAGTAATGGCTTCTTCTATTTATGTCCAGCACCTAGGGGGTCACTTTGTGCATCATATTCCCGGATTTTGCACTATATCCATCCCATTCTGTAAAAAGGGGAGGCGAAGTCCCGAAATTGGAAGCAATTaccatagaatatttttaaaaaattaaatcaagggAAGCAGTCAGCCAAACCTAAGCGTGGAGAGAGCCGAGCACAGGGCTACCGTCAGCTTATACACGTGTGCGGCTCCGGCCCTCTTTGGCGCCGCTGCTTGGCCTGACCCTTCCCGCGACCTGTAGCGCTGCGGAGCAAGTGCGGAAGGCTTGACAGGCAGTTCGTCGCTATGGAACCAGACGGGACCTACGAACCGGGCTTCGTGGGCATTCGATTCTGCCAGGAatggtgagaagggaagcaggtGCGGAAGGGGAGCAAGGACTTGCTCAAGGGCTGACCTCTGACTTCCTCCTCCCTACAGTAACAACATGTTGTACCCCAAGGAAGACAAGGAGAACCGCATTCTGCTTTATGCGGTGAGTGCGAGCTCGCAGGCCTCCCCGTGGCCTCCAGCCGCCCCACTGGATCCCCTCGTGGCAGCGTGCTACTCTGTATGACACACACTTCCTATTCGCTCCCGAATGTATTGGCCTCACCTCCTGTCACTTTCTTGTCCATCCGGCCCCGTAGTCATCCCCTCCGGGAATCTCCCTGCCCTCCCATTCCTATTGGTGACCCTTAGTCTCTGGTGACCCGCCACACTCGCCCTTTCACAGTGCCGGAATTGTGATTATCAGCAGGAAGCCGATAACAGCTGTATCTACGTCAACAAAATCACGCACGAAGTGGAGTGAGTGTCGTGATCAGGGATTGGGGGCAAGGGTGTTGTCTTGGGAGTCCGGGACTGAGCTTATTTATTCACCTCCCCATTCCTGCAGCGAACTGACCCAGATCATTGCTGATGTGTCCCAGGACCCCACGTTACCACGGACCGAGGACCATCCATGCCAGAAGTGAGTCCGCAGCTAGCAAAGGGGCGGGAGCATGGCTTGTCCTActgggtgggggagagaggtGGGAAAGGTGCATTAAACTGGGTGACTGGGCCTTTCCTTCAGGTGCGGCCACAAGGAGGCGGTGTTCTTCCAGTCACATAGTGCCCGGGCTGAAGtgagttggggggggggagtttccTGGGAACCTGGGGCCTGGTCTTTCCCTGTGGGTGGAGATATAAATATTGGGGTGATCCTGCCCTTCCCTGAATCCTGGATTGGATCATTAACATTGGGAAAGTTTCCTTGGCTGTTCTTTTGGGATGAGGCCCTGCTGGGTGGAGGGTCCTATGCTGTGCTCTGGAGGCTCCAGACCCTTCTAACCAATTACCCTTTCTACCAGGATGCCATGCGCCTGTATTATGTATGTACTGCCCCACACTGTGGCCACCGCTGGACAGAGTgacccctctctctttctcctaaTAAATGCCAggttctatttgtttgtttgtttcctgtgtTTATTTGCTTCATGGGTAGGATGCTGGTACAGTCTCAGGTGGCCCCATGCAGGGTGCGGTGCTGTGCATAGGCATCGGGCCGTGAACTGGTGAAGCCACAGTCCTCACACACGTGCAGCTTCTCCCTGCGCTCACGGTAAGCATAGCTGGCCGGCTGCCCGTGCACTTTGGCAAGGTGTGCTTCCAGAGAGCATCGCTGGGTAAATGCTTTACCACAAGCTCCACAACGGAATGGCCGGATTCCTGTGAAGAAGGGGTGCAGAGTTGGGCAGGGAAATGGCCTTCTGACTAAAGGTTTGCCACCTTCCTCTCCAAAATTGAGCATTTCCTGCCCCTTTCCCAAATTCATC from Urocitellus parryii isolate mUroPar1 chromosome 15, mUroPar1.hap1, whole genome shotgun sequence includes:
- the Polr2i gene encoding DNA-directed RNA polymerase II subunit RPB9, with protein sequence MEPDGTYEPGFVGIRFCQECNNMLYPKEDKENRILLYACRNCDYQQEADNSCIYVNKITHEVDELTQIIADVSQDPTLPRTEDHPCQKCGHKEAVFFQSHSARAEDAMRLYYVCTAPHCGHRWTE